The sequence below is a genomic window from Uranotaenia lowii strain MFRU-FL chromosome 2, ASM2978415v1, whole genome shotgun sequence.
tttctttcaatgcacatgtaaaaactttttaggccgaatttctacaattttgttTCTCAGCCCACGCTTAAATACCTGACTAGAAAGAGGTCCCATTCTCCTTTGTGTTTAcatatcaattcaaaattattataccTATTCTAATTCAGAAATACGCGCATTTCTTTTGCTAGAATGCGTTTCACACTTTGGTCGCTTTCGTGCTTCCCTTTCTCGAGTGCATCGGCCGCGAACGAGTCCTAGTAACGTCTACGGGGGTGGCCTCTTCGTCATCTTCGTCACCTTCGTCGGCCTCGTCATCGGCGAACTGAATGTCTGCCATTTCGTAAAAATCGGCAATCTGCTTATTATCCACCGGCGATTTGGTAAAGGAGGTTTCCTTTTCTCGCCCATCGTTTGAGTCTTTCACCGATGATGGTGGCGAACTGATTCTTCTTCTCGTCGCATTGTTGAGTGCCAGCTCCTGAAGGTGGTTTTTCTTGGCCCCATTATTGGTGGCACGATAATCGGCCTGCTCGGTTTCCGAGTAGATATCACTCTTGGAAATACTGTTCACGATAAGGTAATCATTCCGACGTTGCTGCTGCAGTATCTTCATGATTTCTTCGTTCGGTGTTGTATTGCTGCTACGTGGCTCGGATCCAGTGTCACCTTCCCCCAGGGTGTCTTGCTCGAGGTTCACCTCTCCACTAATGTTGTCGTCGTCCTCGTTGAGCGGTGGAATCCATACCAGATAAGCGGGATCCATCCCCAGGTACGATCCGGGTGCTGCCCCCGCATTGATCACGTTGTAGTCGTAATAATCCATCTCCATGTCCTCCGGATGGCCGAGGGAGAAATCAGATCCAGCCAGCAGCTTCTGCAGGTTGCGCTTCTCTTTGCTCTCTTTGAGGTTGTTCGGTCGAATGCGGGCATTATTGTTGGCTACGCTTGGTGCCGGGGATGAACAACATTCCTGGGAAGGACAAATTTAATCCAATATTCGATATGACATGAATTTAACTTAATTTACTTACTACATCGGATGGGCTGATGTTGGTCAATGTTACCGTGCTGCTACTACTGGCCATCATGATCTTCTCGCTAGGGGAGTGCTCTCCTAAAATTACGTAAATGTAATAAAATGCgtttttcccagaaaaaaaaaaaataaattttaccttcacttTTGGTTTCGTTCCGATGTTCCGGAGTTTTCTTGCGATCTTTTCGAGCCACTAGCGGCGTCTTTTCCCGATTCAGAGTGGAATACGCCGAGCTGAGATTCGTCGACTGATCGTCCGAATAGCACGATTCCATCACGTGGGTGGGCGAATTACATTCGCTAGTCTCACTTTGGCCCGGATTCTCCGAATTTCCGAGAGTTTTCAACGCAATCTCGTCAACCGGGCGATCGGTATTGTCTTCCTTAGCGGAATGTTCCAGACTACCGTCGCTGGGCAGGTCGGTTGATTCCAGCGTGTATTCTATGCTTTCCCGGAAGCGATGGTGCTTGATGATACCGGTTTTGGGTCGCAGCTTTACGTATGACACGATCTCCGAGATGAGCGTGGTGGTTGACATGGCACGTGATCGCGGCTGCTGGCCATGATTCAACGAATGACCCGAACCAAATGGCGTGTGCGCGGGAGAATCGACCTCCATCTGAGTGGTGGCCAGCTCGTACTTCCGGTATCGGAACATGTACTGTACTAGCAAGATAAAACTAACGAATATTATGAAACTTATAAATACTATTGCACAGATGTGAGCTATCGTTAGATTTTCGTAGCTGAATGATTGCACAAACGGCATGATCACTTTGCTGGCTATCGACACTGACACGTTCGTTGGAGTGTATTGGATTTCTGAAATGGAGGAGAAATAACAATTAGTAACAGAGAATAACAACTTACTTATGAAGTAAACGAACTTATTTGCTCCGCTTGTCCCAGAAATCCTGCGATGCAATTTTCATCGTAGTGTTCCATCTTCTTGGAGTGGAACTCAACCAACAACCTCGACCCGGACGATTCGGTACTCTTGCCGGACTCGATATGGCCCGAGGCATACTCCAATATCAGTTCCTGGGAAAGTTTGTCCCCGTCGCGCACCTTCAGCCACTGCTGATCGCAGGGAAACTTGCTGAAATCGACCGTGAACCGGATCCGATGTTCCTCGTCGCCCTGAACCAACCAGAGGCTCCGCTCAGGGCAGCTTTCCGATGAAGATGCTATGATACGCTTGGGCTTGACCACCCCCAGGTGTATGATGCATCCGCAACGGCACGCCGGTCCCACTTCGGTGCTAACGTCGGCAATCTGCGCGGGAAGAGTTCCACTTCCCGGACCAGGGCTGAACATGCACTCCCACGAGTTGAACGTGGATTCTTTGCCGCATCTCTCCGTTTGCACAGATGGACCCTGGAAGGAAGATGTTGAAGTGTGATTTTAGAACTGCCGTCCATTTTAATAACATAAttcagaaattttcattttatcaacaGTAAACTTCAATGTttaatttgttgtattttgagcttgagcttgctattgGCTCGAGATAAACAACATTggacaatgaaccaaatgaaaggtccTGGGAACACGCAACACATTCTCATTGTCCAATTTTGagaatcttaatcttaaatattaaccaataacgacgccggccaagtccatgtagtcgatagggGGAAAGGAAGTGCAGCACGTGTGATGATTTGTTCTGCGGAGACCGGCtctacgccatccctccacaaatctcggGCTGAGTATAAGAGTAATGTGGCATGGCATGGCATAGTAAGCGATTGACCATGTGGCATGGCATGGCATAGTAAGCGATTGACCACTTTAAACCAAAACTCCTAAGCTACTGAAATTCATAAGTTTCCTCAAGATAAGACACCAATTCTTTGATTCGtgcttaaaaaaagaaaaacagaatAACTAACTCTTGAAGTATAGCGTTCCACAGAGTTAAAAAGAAACACGTCTTGGAAGATTGAAGTTATATTCGCGGAACCCCATACTACAAGAGGTTATAGGCCCAGTCAGGAAGATTTGAAGAACCGAAGATGTTTTTTGCAGTTGGAAGTTCTGGCGGCGGTGATGGTCCGAGCGCTTCAATCTCAAGTCTACCCGGAATCCAAAGGCTAACAGGGCGCGACAACTGGTCCAGTTGGAAGTTTGCCGTGCGTACATACCTGGAATTGGAGAAGCTGTGGGATGTGGTGAAGCCGACCGTTACTGATACCGGTGCGAGGCCAACAATTCATCCTAGAAAAGATCGCAAGGCGAAGGCGAAGATAATCCTGCTATTGGATCCGATTAATTATGTGCACGTTCAGGAAGCCGAAACTGCACATGAGGTGTGGTCGAATCTGGAGAGAGCGTTTGAAGACTCCGGCACGGAACGCAAGGTTGATTTGCTGAGAAACTTGATCAACACGAAGCTTGAGAACTGTGGTTCGATTGCCGAGTACGTTAATCGAATCATGTCAACGTCCCACCAACTAAGAGGCATCGGATTTGACGTTAGCGACGGATGGGTTGGAGCATTGCTGCTTGCTGGCCTTCCCTCAGAGTTTCGTCCGATGGTTATGGCgatttcaaatttcggcatcGAGATCAAAGGCGATCTCATCAAAACCAAGCTGCTTCAAGAATGCGAGGATCCGGTGGTAGGTTCTGCATTCGTTTCCAAGAACTACCGGAAGGTCCAACACAATTCTCAAATCCATCCGAGAAGTCATCATGAATCGAAGTCCCACAACAAAGAGCCGAAGGGTCCGAGATGCCATGCGTGTTCTAAGATCGGACACATTGCCAGGAATTGCCCGGAGAGGAACCGGAAAGGAGTCAGAAAGAACAACGCATTTTGCACGGTGCTGTCGACGGTGGATCAAGCTCGAAATGGTGAGTGGTACTTCGACTCAGGGGCCACATCCCATTTAACCAATGACGAAAATCTGCTCGAGAATCGGCGCCGAGGCAGTGGTACAGTGTTTGCTGCCAATCAAGAAGCGATGGATGTTGTGTCCATCGGAGATGCAAAGCTGATGTCACGAGTCAACCAAGGCGAAATCAAAGTTCGAAATGTCCAATTTACTCCGGGTCTCTCGACAAACTTACTGTCCGTTAGTCAAATTGTCGAGAACGGGAACAAGGTCATCTTCGAAAACAGCGGGTGTGCTGTTGTCAATTCCGACGGAGAGGTTTTCGCAACCGGAACGAAGGTGAATGGATTATTCAAGTTCGATGGTCAGAAGCCCCATCAATCTTTGGCTTGCTCGTCCGGTGGAACTCAATCGATTTGGCACAGCAGAATGGGTCATAAGAAGTCTGAAGCAACCTGGTGAAATGGCCTGGTATCCGGAGTCGGACGTTTGCGGGCCGATGGAGGAACCTTCGATTGGGAAGAATCGGCACTACATCACGTTTGTGGACGATAAATCCAGGAAGATCTTCGTCTACTTTTTGGTGACGAAGTCCGAGTCCGAGGTACTACAAGCGTTCCAGTCCTTCCACAGTATGGCCGAACGACAACAGGGTTGCAAGATCAAGACCATTCGAAGGAGTACACAAATCGAGGTTTCCAAAGTTTTTTGGAACGACTTGGCATCAAACACTAAACAACCACCGATTACACCCCGGAGCAAAACAGTTTGGCGGAGCGAGTCAATAGGTCTATCGTCGAACGAGCCCGGTGTTTTCTTTTCGAAGCCGGTCTTCCGAAGTGCTTCTGGGCAGAAGCGGTGTCCACATCCGTTTACCTGTTGAATCGGTCACCAACCAAGGGTCACACCAAGACGCCTGAGGAAATCTGGTCCGGAAGAAAGCCGGATTTATCGCATCTGAGAATTTTCGGAACTACGGTAATGGGTCACGTTCCGAAACAAAAACGACGCAAATGCGACGCTAAATCTGAAGAGTGCATCCTTGTTCGCTACGAGGAAGACTCCAAGGCGTATAGAGTGTATAACATCAAGACACGCTCTATGACGAAGGTCCGGGATGTAACGTTTCTGGATGAAGGGAGAGCAAAGTCGCAATCAGCATAGGCTGCCATCAGGGTTCAACATCCTCAGCCGGTGTACACACAGCTGGACTTTGAGGAACCGGTGGACCAGCATCCTACACGAAACGTTCCAGTTACCCCTGTGACGATGGTTCCGACTACTTCACGAAACGTTCCGGAATCCGATGGTCCCAAATCGATGGAAGACATCCTTACCGATGACGAATCAGATGAAGAAGACCGACAACTACATCCTTCACGTGACGTAACTATTCCCACTGCGCTCCCCGCACTCTACTTCAAATCCACCCGTGTCACAGGTGTTGAGGCGCAGCGGACGGAAGCGCGCAGTTCCAGGCAAGTTGCTTGACTATTTGATTGGTTTCAAAGGTAGTATACCTGCTCGTGAAATTTCAGCTTCATCGCACGAGTCAAGCAGATCTGGTCGCCAGAAGCCAAATGGTGGTAACGCTCAGGCATCCGAGTCCAAGCAGGGGCTGGTGGTGACGTGTCGCAGTTCCAAACGAGCCAAGAAATCCAAACGGTCAACTGGTGATCCAAAACCCCCCGAGAGGCCCTTAGCGGTGATGACGGCGATCGTTGGTCGGCTGCAATGCAGGAGGAGTACGACGCGCTGATGAAAAACGGAACCTGGGAATTGGTCGATTCACCGAAAAGTCGAAAGGTCGTTGGCTGCAAGTGGACGTACAAGACGAAACGGGACGAACTAGGAACCATCATTCGCTACAAAGCCCGCCTGGTAGCCCAAGGGTTCACACAAAAGTTTGGATGCGATTACGACGAAGTATACGCCCCGGTGCGTGGTGCGCCAGACTACTTTCCGCACGTTAATGGCCGTTGCTGCGAGGCGGAAAATGGTGGTTAAGCAGTACGATATCAAGACCGCATTTCTCCACGGCGATCTTGAGGAGGAAATATACATGCGGCAACCACCCGGATTCACTTCAAGACTAACTATCAACATTAAGTgtgacaaaaaatgatcaaCTTTACAATTGgtttaagtaagtaagtatacaTTGACTTGTTGAGGTAAGCATTCGGAataatgtataaatttttggccTACATTACAGAACTTGTtgttaaatgtaaaattttagctCTTACAAAACTTTGCAGATAAATTGAAGGGAAATAATTCAACAAGCCCTAAAGACCAGATATACTTATTatgatttaataatattttttttatcataaagccTTTGTATTAAAAGGGATAGTGATTTTACTGTGTTATAACCTTATTCTGTTGTAATTTTatacttttataaaacttgctgaCTAAAATTTTTTCTCCTACGCTCCTATTTTTAAAGTGAATCTACTGAATTTTTATTGCTTCAAACTTGTtacctcaattttttttggcgtTCAGCCTTATCTTGTCGgaattttcaaattagtttAATTGTTGTATTTTGGGGagttttaaatacaattttaggtagattttttgaagttttttttttaatttttcagaatgTCAATAACAAAAATGCCATACCCAAcaaacatgatgaaaaactggactaaaatgacaagttttttttgaatataactACATCTATTGACAGGCTGTAATTATTACCTTGAGCGTTGAGCCTGgcaagacaatttttttttctaaattcatttttggtatattctaaacaaagaaaaaatattaatataccgttaaaaaaattaagcaataacacattgaaaaatataatattgCTTTGAGAGAACACATTTCAAtagtaaaagttaaaaaaaaatcttgatccacaacagaaatttgtttttattttcaaaacctcTTTCAACGTTTCATTCAACATTATTCTCGCTACCCTCTTCAACAATTTGTTTCTCCTGATAACTTTCGGCAGCATCTTCTTCAACTATAATAAACTCAGTTGGGACTTCGTCGAACATGACTTTAGCCGAACTGGATTCCAAGACGATATCCCCACTTTGCTGCTCTTCTCCTTCGATGACTTTGCTTTCGGCTTCAGCTGATTCGACTGTAGATTTCTCTCTTTCAACTTTAATGATCTCTTCCTCCTCTTCCAACTCTTCTTCCTCATCGGCGACACTTTCAGCTTCCAGAGATTCGTCGGATCGTCGGAATACCAGCACCGATCCGCTTATCACATCCAGGATCACACTACTGGCGGAAGTTAGTTCGCTTTCCAAACTTTCTCCCAATGTTGCCAACTCCTTCTCGAAGTGCACAGACGGCAGGCCGTAGATTTGACTGATTCGTCCCTTGGCCAGCAGAATGTCCATGGTTTCGAAGGAACGTGTCGTGGGGGAAAGCGCTATCGAAGTTGGCTCTTCTGGTTGTTTTCGGAGCAGCAAATTTCGCAGATCGTACAGCAGATTTACAATAATTCTTTCACGTTCAAGCTCATTGACTGAAGAATCTTTGGATAAACTGGCTGCGTACTCTTGATTAGCTTTTTCAACAATGCCTAAGACGAGCTTCAAGCTTGCGGCAATCCTATCAAAGTCACAACAACATTTCTCCGATTCAATTTGCATGGCTTGACGATCTGAGTTGATGGAATAAGCCGTTTGTTCAAGAGAAAGGACTTTGTTTCGCAGTTGTTGGATCTCGCGTTCGAGTTTCAACTTCTCCTGTTCACAGCTATTGAAGTTTTGTCTGTATCCGTTG
It includes:
- the LOC129749882 gene encoding uncharacterized protein LOC129749882; this encodes MHISLPARAAGRVAGSSGGGGRSNRGRIVCSGPGKILLCCVHILLVLINDALVTGLRKGRLMVPATYMAQTDDLHIQLQIDSGELMMTATGQDSALDLKLQISLVKPTGGTTISLLEIKPDVNHNVTQIKIPCRYFMHGGLYELSIERPAGSAEMDIDERLRQQLNVSWPTPTVSLLPSVISTYPEEIVRATLQFPDVHCPSAAGANDDSVDVPEFWLELVYCGRNEACPLETVSKPQILFSEQVRGFPSSRVINFRCDLFGLAGYYLLHLRTTNTDPNLAVVLSGARALLKADWSKEYVFTVHARSIFPCDAHSPGIRVLFQYPSCILNQSDRVRVYAKLRADVSSLVPPTSLHYIAEQRVTKGQHALYFECDLFYEKYIEYCFVYVSQAISGAVADVRMDCVPTLPVSPSDSGGWGPWSNWTHCSTTCRGGVRNRYRFCDSPPPRYGAKFCEGPSVQTERCGKESTFNSWECMFSPGPGSGTLPAQIADVSTEVGPACRCGCIIHLGVVKPKRIIASSSESCPERSLWLVQGDEEHRIRFTVDFSKFPCDQQWLKVRDGDKLSQELILEYASGHIESGKSTESSGSRLLVEFHSKKMEHYDENCIAGFLGQAEQIKIQYTPTNVSVSIASKVIMPFVQSFSYENLTIAHICAIVFISFIIFVSFILLVQYMFRYRKYELATTQMEVDSPAHTPFGSGHSLNHGQQPRSRAMSTTTLISEIVSYVKLRPKTGIIKHHRFRESIEYTLESTDLPSDGSLEHSAKEDNTDRPVDEIALKTLGNSENPGQSETSECNSPTHVMESCYSDDQSTNLSSAYSTLNREKTPLVARKDRKKTPEHRNETKSEGEHSPSEKIMMASSSSTVTLTNISPSDVECCSSPAPSVANNNARIRPNNLKESKEKRNLQKLLAGSDFSLGHPEDMEMDYYDYNVINAGAAPGSYLGMDPAYLVWIPPLNEDDDNISGEVNLEQDTLGEGDTGSEPRSSNTTPNEEIMKILQQQRRNDYLIVNSISKSDIYSETEQADYRATNNGAKKNHLQELALNNATRRRISSPPSSVKDSNDGREKETSFTKSPVDNKQIADFYEMADIQFADDEADEGDEDDEEATPVDVTRTRSRPMHSRKGSTKATKV